One Streptomyces drozdowiczii DNA segment encodes these proteins:
- a CDS encoding LacI family DNA-binding transcriptional regulator, whose amino-acid sequence MASGTAGRGGQAGGRRVRATLRDVADAAGTSHSTASRALGGHGYVADHIRERVRQAAEQLGYVPDVSARTLKGRSSERVGLLVSDLRNQFYAELAAGVEHALSAAGFQMVLVDDHGEEQRALAGARAFIAMRADGVLLAPVGRVATETLVGHGVPVAEVDRRSGVRGCDAVTIDSERGARLAVEHLLALGHRRIGLVVDEIRWDTGRGRLKGYRGAMRAAGLAVSRRYVLDLSQTAGPPDEEVARFLAANDDMTAVFAANNVMAELIWQELARRGTSVPREVSVIAFDDLGWMRMVAPGLAAVRQPVFRMGSEAAQALLARMARGGGGRSEHTLLEPELIVRGSTAPPRG is encoded by the coding sequence ATGGCGAGCGGTACTGCGGGACGCGGGGGCCAGGCCGGAGGCAGACGGGTCCGCGCCACACTGCGCGACGTCGCCGACGCGGCCGGCACCTCGCACTCCACCGCCTCCCGGGCCCTCGGCGGGCACGGTTACGTCGCCGACCACATCCGCGAGCGGGTGCGGCAGGCCGCCGAGCAGCTCGGCTACGTCCCCGACGTCAGCGCCCGCACCCTCAAGGGCCGCTCCAGCGAGCGCGTCGGACTCCTCGTCTCCGACCTGCGCAACCAGTTCTACGCGGAACTCGCCGCGGGCGTCGAGCACGCCCTGTCCGCCGCCGGCTTCCAGATGGTCCTCGTCGACGACCACGGCGAGGAACAGCGCGCACTCGCCGGGGCGCGCGCCTTCATCGCCATGCGGGCCGACGGGGTCCTGCTCGCCCCGGTCGGCAGGGTGGCCACGGAGACCCTGGTCGGGCATGGGGTGCCGGTGGCCGAGGTGGACCGCCGGTCGGGGGTGCGCGGCTGTGACGCGGTGACCATCGACAGCGAGCGGGGCGCCCGCCTGGCCGTGGAGCACCTGCTCGCTCTCGGCCACCGCAGGATCGGCCTCGTCGTGGACGAGATCCGCTGGGACACCGGCAGGGGCCGCCTCAAGGGGTATCGCGGAGCCATGCGGGCGGCTGGGCTCGCGGTGTCGCGCCGGTATGTGCTGGACCTGAGCCAGACCGCCGGGCCGCCCGACGAGGAGGTTGCCCGCTTCCTCGCCGCGAACGACGACATGACCGCCGTCTTCGCCGCCAACAACGTGATGGCCGAGCTGATCTGGCAGGAGCTGGCCCGTCGGGGCACCTCGGTGCCGCGCGAGGTCTCCGTGATCGCCTTCGACGACCTCGGCTGGATGCGGATGGTGGCCCCTGGGCTGGCCGCTGTACGGCAGCCCGTCTTCCGCATGGGGAGCGAGGCCGCGCAAGCGCTCCTCGCCCGGATGGCCAGGGGCGGCGGCGGGCGCAGCGAACACACACTCCTGGAGCCCGAGTTGATCGTCCGGGGCTCCACCGCGCCACCCAGGGGCTGA